A portion of the Dethiobacter alkaliphilus AHT 1 genome contains these proteins:
- a CDS encoding nucleoside recognition domain-containing protein gives MQNIIELLLTSGETGINLALYVLLPVMVIMMSFMKVLEEKGILGRVALKLSPILILFGLPGLGVFAILQVMFVNFAAPLSTLKIIERDIHISKQKIAATLAAIMAMSQANVTFPLAVAGLNVPVALATSLAGGLLAGFVAYRLTDTEDSGEEGQNNKKIIEAAPVEKRGILQTINRGGEEGVHIVFSTLPALILALLFVNILRSVGAIDLLETALSPLLVSIGVPGIAVLPMITKYLAGGTAMMAITLDLVAEGALTATELNRIAGFAINTLDPVAFAVLFSSGPRVASVGKPAIIGALVGILLRTIIHFIIF, from the coding sequence TTGCAAAATATTATTGAACTACTACTAACTTCAGGTGAGACAGGAATAAATCTCGCCTTATATGTGCTATTACCTGTTATGGTGATAATGATGTCTTTTATGAAGGTGTTAGAAGAGAAGGGTATTTTAGGTCGGGTCGCCTTAAAATTATCACCAATTCTAATTTTATTTGGACTCCCTGGTCTGGGGGTGTTTGCTATTCTACAGGTTATGTTTGTAAACTTTGCAGCCCCCTTGAGTACTTTAAAAATTATTGAACGAGACATTCATATTTCAAAACAGAAAATTGCTGCGACATTGGCTGCAATTATGGCAATGTCCCAGGCAAACGTTACCTTTCCGTTAGCTGTTGCAGGGCTAAACGTCCCTGTTGCATTAGCTACTTCTCTGGCAGGGGGATTGCTGGCAGGGTTTGTCGCCTATCGATTGACAGATACAGAGGATTCGGGAGAAGAAGGACAAAATAACAAGAAAATTATTGAAGCTGCACCGGTCGAAAAGCGAGGTATACTACAGACTATTAACAGGGGAGGAGAAGAAGGCGTTCACATAGTGTTTAGTACTCTTCCTGCCCTGATATTAGCACTGCTGTTCGTGAATATTTTAAGATCTGTTGGTGCAATTGATTTGCTGGAAACTGCTTTGTCTCCGCTATTAGTTAGTATTGGGGTGCCGGGAATTGCTGTGCTCCCGATGATAACAAAATATCTGGCAGGCGGCACTGCGATGATGGCAATAACTTTAGACCTGGTAGCAGAAGGTGCTTTAACGGCAACAGAATTAAATCGGATAGCCGGCTTTGCAATAAACACTTTAGATCCGGTGGCTTTTGCCGTGCTGTTTTCTTCCGGGCCCCGTGTTGCATCGGTAGGTAAACCTGCCATCATAGGAGCTCTGGTTGGAATCCTGTTAAGAACAATAATTCATTTTATCATCTTTTAA